The following coding sequences lie in one Lolium perenne isolate Kyuss_39 chromosome 2, Kyuss_2.0, whole genome shotgun sequence genomic window:
- the LOC127321917 gene encoding transcription factor BHLH094, producing MDTAPSLAADLWRPVHREASSVLTDRSDGGRGVGRRRSRSDASAHEEDPYKLASTSGDGAGQELARPEAKRLKKVKSSEDDDAQADSGNASKAVHENPKPPEPPKQDYIHVRARRGQATDSHSLAERARREKISERMKMLQDLVPGCNKVVGKASVLDEIINYVQALQRQVEFLSMKLEAVNAQMNNRVASESKDAGAQPYGAQPYHTTLGLTLDPQTPREYAQASTSEWLHMQVGSTYERVT from the exons ATGGACACCGCCCCGTCGCTCGCCGCCGACCTCTGGCGGCCGGTCCACCGCGAGGCGTCCTCCGTCCTCACCGACCGGAGCGATGGCGGCCGCGGCGTCGGTCGCAGAAGGTCCCGCAGCGATGCGTCTGCGCACGAGGAGGATCCGTACAAGCTCGCCTCCACCTCCGGCGACGGAGCCGGCCAGGAACTG GCTCGTCCGGAAGCAAAACGTTTGAAGAAGGTCAAGTCTAGTGAAGACGACGACGCTCAAGCTGATTCAGGAAATGCTAGCAAGGCTGTTCATGAAAATCCTAAACCGCCAGAGCCGCCAAAACAGGACTACATCCATGTGAGGGCACGGAGAGGTCAAGCAACTGACAGCCATAGCCTTGCGGAACGG GCACGGCGAGAGAAGATAAGTGAACGCATGAAAATGCTCCAAGATCTTGTCCCTGGATGCAATAAG GTTGTCGGGAAAGCATCAGTTCTTGATGAGATAATAAATTACGTCCAGGCTTTACAACGTCAAGTAGAG TTTTTGTCGATGAAGCTTGAAGCAGTAAATGCTCAGATGAATAACAGAGTTGCGTCTGAATCGAAAGAC GCTGGTGCTCAGCCATATGGTGCTCAGCCATATCATACAACTCTTGGTTTGACATTAGATCCACAAACGCCAAGGGAATACGCCCAGGCCTCAACATCAGAGTGGCTTCACATGCAGGTTGGCAGCACATATGAAAGAGTGACATGA